The segment TCACAGCAAAGTACCTCAGAGGTGAAATGAAAATTGAAGTTCCCCCTTTCAGGCGAAAATGGAATAATTATATTGAAATAACAGGAGCCAGGGAAAATAACCTTAAGAATCTGCAGGTGAAGTTTCCTTTAAATGTGCTGACAGTGGTTACCGGTGTCAGCGGTTCCGGAAAATCGTCCCTTATGAAAGGAATTCTTTTCCCTGCACTGAACAAACTGATCAATGGTGCAGGTGAAAAGACAGGCAAGTTCGGAAAAATTGAAGGAGATCTCAACCTGATAACTGCTGTTGAGTTTGTTGATCAGAATCCAATCGGCAAATCCACCCGGTCAAACCCAGTGACATATATTAAAGCTTACGATGAAATCAGAAAGCTTTTTGCCAGCCAGCAAGCCGCTAAATACAATGGTTTTACACCTTCACATTTCTCTTTCAATATCGACGGTGGTCGTTGTGAAGAATGCCAGGGAGAAGGGGAAATAAAGGTTGAAATGCAGTTTATGGCTGATGTACACCTTGTGTGTGAAAGCTGCCATGGAAAAAGGTTTAAAGAAGATGTCCTTGATGTTCAGTTCCACGGGAAAAATATTTATGATGTTCTTGAAATGACTATTGACGAGGCAATTGATTTTTTTGGCTCTCATAAGGGAACCAGCGAAAAGACGGTTGCACGGAAACTTATGCCGCTTGCTGATGTAGGACTTGGTTATGTGAAACTCGGACAGGCATCAAGCACTCTTTCAGGAGGCGAAAGTCAGCGTGTGAAGCTGGCTTCATTCCTGGGTGCCGACAAAAGCGATGATCCGGTGCTTTTCTTTTTTGATGAACCAACCACCGGGCTGCATTTTCATGATATAAAAAAACTGCTTGATTCCTTTAATGCATTAATCGCTAACGGGCACACCGTTGTGATTATTGAACATAATCCGGAGGTAATAAAAACAGCTGACTGGGTGATAGATCTCGGCCCCGAAGGCGGTGACAACGGTGGTTACCTGGTGTTTGAAGGCACACCGGAAGACCTGGTGAAATGTGAGAAATCGTATACGGGAAAGTTTTTGGTTGAGAAGCTGAAAAAGTAGACTGTAGGCTGTAGGCTGTAGGCTATAGGCTGTAGACTGTAGGCTGTTAAGAATGTAGGCTGTAGACTTAAGGCTATAGCAAAATCGATATTTGAAATTTATTACAAAACTAAAACCCCTTAAAAATGAGAGATCACAAAAAATTAATTGCTTTTGAAATAGCAGACAATCTTGTATTGGCTGTGTATTCAATTTCGAGATATTTTCCAAAGTATGAAATCTATGGACTAACCTCTCAACTCAGAAGAGCATCAGTCTCAGTTGTCTCTAATATAGTCGAAGGATGCGCCAGATCTACTCAAATCGAATACCATCGATTTCTTGAAATGGCATATGGTTCGCTCAGAGAAGCGGATTATCAATACAATCTATCGGTAAGACTTGGATATACTATAAGCAATGAAGAATTAGCCTCTGATATTATACAAAACAAATTTATTGAAACTCAGAAAGTGTTAGCTTCTCTTTTAAAAAGTATGGAATAGACCATCCACCTACAGCCTACAGCCTATAGCCTGCAGCCTACAGCCTATAGCCTGCAGTCTACAGCCCTTCCTACTGCTTATCCTCAAACCCAAACATTATAGCTACGCAGCCACTGTTTGGAAATTCAGTTTTTTGAGCGGACACAGGAACTTTTACAACAATTTTCAACTGCTGGCTGGATTCAAGCTTAAAATCCCAGGTACCAGAGGATTCATGCTGTTTGTTGTCATAGAGAACATTTTTATAAGCGTCAATCACCTGGAATTCAATCGGCGGTAACGTTTCTGAACCGCATACGGCAAGTCTGTAATTCTGACCGGAATAAAATGTTTTATATAATTCAGCTTCTTCTCCTTCAGTGAGGATAGCGGCATGATAATTACCATCATGAACGTAACCGGTGAGTTCAAGTTTACACAACTTTTTGGCAAAGCCTTTACACTGGGCTTCGGCCTGGGTGCTGGCAATCACTAATGCGGCAAGCAAAACTATATAGGGAAGGAACTTTTTCATAACTCTTGTATTATTATTGAACGAAGTTGTTTCTTAATGATTTCACAGCAGTTTGCAGCTCAGAGAAAGCTTCAGGTGTTACAGTAATCTTCGTCTGAGATTTAAGAGTGGTAACGGACGCGGTATCATTTGCGTCTATTTTTACAGCTGTTGTCTGTACTTCAATTTTATCAAAAGCGGTTTTTAGAGAATGAAGTTCATTGATTAATTCCATAATGTCCCTGTTTTCTTCACCGCGGAGGTTCTTTGTATTATCCTGGAGCATCCGCTCTACAATGCTGAATGACAGTTTTTGTTCGGCAATGCGGTCGACAAGCTTATTACCCTGGACAGGCTTATCACCCACCATCTGAGTGCCTATATAAAGCCCTTCAATCCAGCCACCTACCAGAACCATTGCGGCCACATCCTGCTGATCATTTTCCTTCAGGTAAGAACTTGAATTGAGAAAAGTTTCGGAAATAATGTCCATAACCACATCCCTTTTATCAAGGTTTTGTTCCAGGCGTTTCATTGTTTCATCGTCAATGGCATCATTGATTCCCATTTCCATAGCCAGTCGCTTGGTTACATCCATATATTTCAATGAAGTCTGCGGCTGATCAAACAGGCAGGCAAAACTCAGATCGGTTGTATAAATTCCCAGATTCAGTGCTTTGCTCCTGTTGGTTGAATATTTTTCAACGTTATTCAGCGCGTTAAGGATCGATTCATTATAACTAACGCCTGCTGATTTCAAAAGCATAGCTGTTTCAAGCGGAGAAGGCAGCGAATAGAAGATCTTTTTTGCTTTATCAATATCGTCAAAAATATCTTCTTCGGTTAGGTAATTTTCAATTCCAACATCCCTGCCCTCCTTATTTTTATTTGACTTGCAAGAATTGCCCAGTATTGTTAAAGCAGAGATGAACACAATACTGACCAATGATAAGGAAATGTAATGCTTTTGCATGAGTTAAAGGTTTAAGGGTTGTATTCTTAAAAGCATAAGAATCAAAGTTATAATAAATGTAATCTTTTTTTCAACATAAATATCCAAATATGTCTGGATGTCAGTTCAGCTTTGTTTAACGATGATTTATTTTCAAAGTTACTGTTTTCGTTTTTTTTTTAACGAAAGCTGTTAACGAGATATTAACACAATGCCAATGTGCCAATGTGCTAATGTGCTAATGTGCTAATGTGCTAATGTGCTAATGTGCTAATGTGTTAATGTGTTTGTGTTACTGACAATTTAGTGTTTTTCATTAGCAAATTAGCACATTAACTCATTTGCACATTATTTTGTACCACCGACACCATTCCCTCAATCCACATTCACCGCATTTCGGCTTACGCGCAACACAAATATACCTGCCGTGCAGAATAAGCCAGTGATGGGCAACAGGCAAAGCGTTATCGGGAAGGTACTTTAACAGCTGCCGTTCTGTATCGGCAGGATTTTTTGCATGAGTGGTAAGGCCCAGGCGTTCACTTACCCTGAAGATATGAGTGTCAACAGGCATAGCAGGATTCCCGAAAGCTACAAGGGTAACCACGTTGGCTGTCTTCCTTCCCACGCCCGGCAGTTTCATAAGATCCTCTATTTTCTCCGGAACTTTTCCACCAAAATCACTGACAAGCATCTTTGACATGCCTGACAGATGATGTGCCTTGCTGTTCGGGTAGGAACAGGATTTAATATACTGAAATATCTCTTCAGTATCTGCCTCTGCCATAGCTTCGGCTGTCGGAAACCTGTTTATCAGGGCCGGGGTGATCATATTCACTCTTTTATCTGTACACTGGGCGGACAGGATTACAGATACAAGCAAACTGAACGGATCATCAAAATCAAGTTCTGTTTCAGCCACCGGCATATTATCAATGAACCATTTAATTATATGCTCATATCTTTGTTTTGTAGTCATCTTTTTATGGGTTATAGTGTCAAAAATATAAAAAAACAAAAGCCTGGTTGAATCAAATGAATGACAAAAATCATAATAAATTTGCATATTCAATAAGTAGTAATTATATTTGCATCTCATTTGTAAGAATATGAATCGTATTGCCAGCAACGCTTTCTTCTTTTACTTTTATTTCCGGGTAACCTGAAGGGGCTTGTTTTGCATATACTCAAAATATAATGGAAGCCCCGAAAATCGGGGCTTTTTTGTTTTTACACGCTAACAAATTAAAACATGACCGACTCTCCCAAAACCAAACGTATTGCCATACAGGGCGGATATGGCGCCTTCCATGAAATCGCCGCCTACGGTTATTTTGAGAATGAAGAAATTGAAATTGTACCGAGGAACACGTTCAAAGACCTCTTCAAAGCACTGAAACAGGGAAAAGTTGATTTCGGAATCACAGCCATAGAAAATTCTATAGCCGGCAGTATACTTCCGAATTATAACCTCTTGCTTGAATCAAATCTTGAAATAATCGGTGAAATTTACCTTCGCATAAAACAGAACCTGGTGGCTCTGCCGGGACAAACGATTGCCGACATTCGTGAAGTATATTCACATCCGATGGCAATCCTTCAATGCCAGCGGTTTTTTGATGATCATCCGGATATCAGGCTTATTGACAGCATCGATACGGCTTTAAGTGCCAAAGAAATTGCGGATAAAAAGCTTAAAAATACGGCTGCCATCTCATCGGGCCGCGCTGCAGATCAATACAAGCTTGAGATTATAGCAGAAGGAATCGAGACCCATAAAAAGAATTACACCCGTTTCCTTATATTAAAAGGTAAAAACGGAGATCGCCAGGATGTCACATCTATCAATAAAGCCTCCCTTACTTTCGCGTTGGCCCATAAAATAGGCGGGCTGTCAAAGGTTCTCTCCATCCTTTCGTACTATGATATAAACCTTGCCAAGGTACAATCTATGCCGATAATCGGTAAGGACTGGGAGTACCAGTTCTTCGTGGATGTTGAAATCGACAGCTACCGTCACTATTACCAGGCAATAGAAGCTATACGGCCATTTACAAGCGGCCTTCAGATTTTAGGAGAATATTTAAAAGGAAAATCTATAATGGAATAATATGAAAGTATCACTGAAATTAGACAAGTTCGAATTCAAAGGTATTTCAAGTGAAAGGCCTTTGATCATGGCTGGACCCTGCAGCGCTGAAACTGAGGAACAGGTCATGGAAACAGCCCGCCAACTGAAAGATATAGGCGTTCAGATCTATCGTGCCGGCCTATGGAAACCAAGAACAAGGCCAAACGCTTTTGAAGGAGTGGGTAAAGACGGCCTTCCCTGGTTGCGCCGGGTAAAAGAAGAACTTGGCATGCTTACAGCAACTGAAGTAGCCAATGTTAAACATGTGTATGATGCCCTGAAATCCGGTATCGACATAATCTGGATAGGCGCCCGCACAACGGCAAATCCTTTTGCAGTGCAGGAAATCGCAGATGCGCTTAAGGGGGTTGACATGCCCGTGATGATAAAAAACCCTGTGAGTCCCGATCTCGAACTCTGGATTGGTGCTTTTGAACGACTCAACAGCGCAGGTATTACAAAAATGGCTGCCATACACAGGGGATTCTCGATTTATAACCGTACTTTATACAGGAACAATCCTCAATGGGAGATACCCATTGAACTGAAAAGACTTATACCTGAGTTGCCGATCATTACCGATCCGAGCCATATCTGCGGAAGCCGTGAATTATTGTATGAAGTATCGCAGCGTGCTATGGACCTTGATTTCTATGGCCTCATTGTTGAATCGCACTGCAATCCGGATAAAGCCCTGAGTGATGCTCAGCAGCAACTTACTCCTGAAAATCTGAATAAGATGATTAAAAGACTTGTTCTCAGGACTGCAAATGTGCAAAACAATGTAATTTTATCTACCCTTGAAGACCTGAGGCATGAGATCGATAAATGGGATGATAAATTAATGGATATTTTTGAACACCGTATGGCCATATCAGAAAAGATCGGTGAGTATAAAAAGGCTAACAGCATAACGATTCTGCAAACCCAGCGGTGGGATGAGATACTGAGGAATAAAATTGACCAGGCAGCAAAAAAAGGCCTGGGGGAAGAGTTTATTATTAAGGTATTCCGCGCTATCCATGAAGAATCAATCAACCATCAGACTAAAGTGATGAATGGATGAAAACAATCAGCATCAACACTCCATCGGGACAATCACAAATCCTGATAGGAGAATCCCTGAAAAATGTCAGGGACTATTTGCCCCCCGGTAAAACCATTATCATCACTGATGACAACATAAGAAACCTGTATGGCAAGGAATTTCCTGATTGTCCTGTCATTTCAATCGGCCTCGGTGAGAAAAACAAAACACTGGGCACCCTGGAATATATATTTACTGAACTTATAAAGTATGAAGCCGATCGTTCTTCCTTTATTCTCATTATAGGAGGTGGGATCGTCTGCGATGTGGGTGGCTTTGCCGCGTCGGTATTCATGAGGGGGCTGAATTACGGTTTTGTGTCCACTACCCTTCTGTCACAGGTTGACGCCAGTGTTGGTGGTAAAAACGGCGTTAATTTTTTGGGCTACAAAAACATGGTTGGCGTCTTCAGTCAGCCCCTTTTTGTATTCGTTGATGTTACAATGCTTCAAACCCTGAATCAGAGAGAATTTGTTTCTGGTTTTGCAGAAATTATAAAAGCTGCAGCTATCCGAAATGAGTCTCTCTTCACTTATCTTGAAGAAAATGTTGATAAAGCGCTGGCAAAAGATCCCGGAACACTTGAAAGAATAATCTTTGAATCCGTTCAGATTAAGGCATCCGTGGTGGAAGCCGATGAAAAAGAAAAAGGAGAACGCAAAATATTGAATTTTGGTCATACATTTGCGCATTCTATTGAACACTTAACAGGCATGTTACATGGCGAAGCTGTGAGTATCGGAATGAAACTGGCGGCTGATCTGTCAGTTTCTCTCGGACTTTTAAGGCAGGATGAATGTGACCGCCTTAATCGTTTGATCAGAAAATTCGGTCTTCC is part of the Bacteroidales bacterium genome and harbors:
- a CDS encoding prephenate dehydratase, with protein sequence MTDSPKTKRIAIQGGYGAFHEIAAYGYFENEEIEIVPRNTFKDLFKALKQGKVDFGITAIENSIAGSILPNYNLLLESNLEIIGEIYLRIKQNLVALPGQTIADIREVYSHPMAILQCQRFFDDHPDIRLIDSIDTALSAKEIADKKLKNTAAISSGRAADQYKLEIIAEGIETHKKNYTRFLILKGKNGDRQDVTSINKASLTFALAHKIGGLSKVLSILSYYDINLAKVQSMPIIGKDWEYQFFVDVEIDSYRHYYQAIEAIRPFTSGLQILGEYLKGKSIME
- the aroB gene encoding 3-dehydroquinate synthase, with product MKTISINTPSGQSQILIGESLKNVRDYLPPGKTIIITDDNIRNLYGKEFPDCPVISIGLGEKNKTLGTLEYIFTELIKYEADRSSFILIIGGGIVCDVGGFAASVFMRGLNYGFVSTTLLSQVDASVGGKNGVNFLGYKNMVGVFSQPLFVFVDVTMLQTLNQREFVSGFAEIIKAAAIRNESLFTYLEENVDKALAKDPGTLERIIFESVQIKASVVEADEKEKGERKILNFGHTFAHSIEHLTGMLHGEAVSIGMKLAADLSVSLGLLRQDECDRLNRLIRKFGLPLESEINNLALVEAMKKDKKRQGDHLNMVFLDRIGNAVIKPVSINQLEKIYL
- a CDS encoding four helix bundle protein; amino-acid sequence: MRDHKKLIAFEIADNLVLAVYSISRYFPKYEIYGLTSQLRRASVSVVSNIVEGCARSTQIEYHRFLEMAYGSLREADYQYNLSVRLGYTISNEELASDIIQNKFIETQKVLASLLKSME
- a CDS encoding bifunctional 3-deoxy-7-phosphoheptulonate synthase/chorismate mutase type II is translated as MKVSLKLDKFEFKGISSERPLIMAGPCSAETEEQVMETARQLKDIGVQIYRAGLWKPRTRPNAFEGVGKDGLPWLRRVKEELGMLTATEVANVKHVYDALKSGIDIIWIGARTTANPFAVQEIADALKGVDMPVMIKNPVSPDLELWIGAFERLNSAGITKMAAIHRGFSIYNRTLYRNNPQWEIPIELKRLIPELPIITDPSHICGSRELLYEVSQRAMDLDFYGLIVESHCNPDKALSDAQQQLTPENLNKMIKRLVLRTANVQNNVILSTLEDLRHEIDKWDDKLMDIFEHRMAISEKIGEYKKANSITILQTQRWDEILRNKIDQAAKKGLGEEFIIKVFRAIHEESINHQTKVMNG
- the nth gene encoding endonuclease III, with protein sequence MTTKQRYEHIIKWFIDNMPVAETELDFDDPFSLLVSVILSAQCTDKRVNMITPALINRFPTAEAMAEADTEEIFQYIKSCSYPNSKAHHLSGMSKMLVSDFGGKVPEKIEDLMKLPGVGRKTANVVTLVAFGNPAMPVDTHIFRVSERLGLTTHAKNPADTERQLLKYLPDNALPVAHHWLILHGRYICVARKPKCGECGLREWCRWYKIMCK